Proteins from one Vulgatibacter sp. genomic window:
- a CDS encoding flavin monoamine oxidase family protein, translated as MTVRSDVLVIGAGMAGLAAAHELQRHGRQVLVLEARDRVGGRVWTVHVPGLAPPVELGPEFIHGVPPSTCTLARDAGLAVHEIEATHLCLEGGALGSCGPGFERAVRSLAEAKEDVTFATWLARQRRRGALDDREAELATSYVEGFYAADPGDASARAIALEEEASARNQGDRAFRIEAGYAALAGWLARDLAVRLSTPVERIHWRPGEVVATTPGGTFAAPAAVVALPLAALQQSDLFRPGLGSGDDLERLGMGDLVKLTLQFRSRFWGDRLPVMGFFHVRHGSYITWWSAWPEPAPLRVAWAGGTAAERLQRAPDTLTEVAVAEGARLLGTSEERVRRELAAVHHHDWRADPWAGGAYTYLRVGGIEAQARAAQPVAETLFFAGEWADLEDVGTVRAALRTGTRAARALLASGAHAVAGR; from the coding sequence ATGACGGTGCGTTCCGACGTGCTCGTGATCGGGGCGGGGATGGCAGGCCTCGCCGCCGCGCACGAGCTGCAGCGGCACGGCAGGCAGGTGCTGGTCCTGGAGGCGCGGGATCGCGTGGGCGGAAGGGTCTGGACGGTCCACGTGCCCGGCCTCGCGCCGCCGGTGGAGCTGGGGCCCGAGTTCATCCACGGCGTGCCCCCCTCCACCTGCACCCTCGCCCGGGATGCAGGCCTGGCGGTGCACGAGATCGAGGCGACCCACCTCTGCCTCGAAGGCGGGGCGCTGGGCTCCTGCGGGCCGGGCTTCGAGCGGGCGGTGCGCAGCCTCGCAGAGGCGAAGGAGGACGTAACCTTCGCCACCTGGCTCGCGCGGCAGCGACGGCGCGGCGCCCTCGACGACCGCGAGGCGGAGCTCGCCACCTCCTACGTGGAGGGCTTCTATGCGGCGGACCCGGGCGACGCGTCGGCCCGGGCGATCGCGCTGGAGGAGGAAGCCTCCGCCAGGAACCAGGGCGACAGGGCCTTCCGCATCGAGGCGGGCTACGCGGCGCTGGCGGGCTGGCTCGCGCGGGATCTCGCCGTGCGGCTCTCGACGCCGGTGGAGCGGATCCACTGGCGACCCGGCGAGGTGGTGGCCACGACCCCGGGCGGCACCTTCGCTGCGCCGGCTGCGGTGGTGGCGTTGCCGCTGGCGGCGCTGCAGCAGAGCGACCTCTTCCGCCCGGGGCTCGGCAGCGGGGACGATCTGGAGCGGCTGGGGATGGGTGATCTGGTGAAGCTCACCCTGCAGTTCCGCAGCCGTTTCTGGGGCGACCGGCTTCCAGTCATGGGCTTCTTCCACGTGCGGCACGGAAGCTACATCACCTGGTGGAGTGCGTGGCCCGAGCCGGCGCCGCTGCGGGTCGCCTGGGCGGGCGGCACCGCTGCGGAGCGGCTGCAGCGCGCGCCCGACACGTTGACGGAGGTCGCCGTCGCGGAAGGCGCGCGGCTCCTCGGCACGAGCGAGGAGCGGGTGCGGCGGGAGCTGGCGGCGGTGCACCACCACGACTGGCGCGCCGACCCGTGGGCCGGCGGCGCCTATACCTACCTGCGGGTCGGCGGCATCGAGGCGCAGGCCCGCGCCGCGCAGCCGGTGGCGGAGACCCTCTTCTTCGCGGGCGAGTGGGCCGATCTCGAGGACGTCGGCACCGTGCGGGCCGCACTCCGCACCGGCACGCGTGCGGCGCGGGCCCTGCTCGCCAGCGGGGCCCACGCCGTGGCCGGCAGATGA
- a CDS encoding ferritin-like domain-containing protein — protein sequence MKTPVDMGKNRTGAAMSPKQSKKMFEFAQDARVPPGDERAMASMRGAYSSNGETIGTMPPPSSVKGAVKAAGTMMTGRKPTVLLDKLGERLAFERTGTRLYEAVRAKLAALGGGNGIGIHEEALREIQDQETEHMQLLAEAIEKLGADPTTETPSADMAGVQAMGVMQVITDPRTTIPQCLSALLTAELVDNASWEMLIELADEFGQDELVPEFRRALQEEQRHLQLVKGWLTEATRLEAHGEAAV from the coding sequence ATGAAGACGCCTGTCGACATGGGGAAGAACCGCACCGGCGCGGCGATGTCGCCGAAGCAGTCGAAGAAGATGTTCGAGTTCGCGCAGGACGCGCGGGTGCCGCCAGGCGACGAGCGCGCCATGGCCTCGATGCGCGGGGCCTATTCGAGCAACGGCGAGACGATCGGCACGATGCCGCCGCCTTCGTCGGTGAAGGGGGCAGTGAAGGCCGCCGGCACGATGATGACCGGCAGGAAGCCCACCGTGCTCCTCGACAAGCTGGGCGAGCGCCTCGCCTTCGAGCGCACCGGCACCCGCCTCTACGAGGCGGTGCGGGCCAAGCTCGCTGCGTTGGGCGGCGGCAACGGCATCGGCATCCACGAGGAGGCGCTCCGCGAGATCCAGGACCAGGAGACGGAGCACATGCAGCTCCTCGCCGAGGCGATCGAGAAGCTGGGCGCCGACCCGACCACCGAGACGCCGAGCGCGGACATGGCGGGCGTGCAGGCGATGGGCGTGATGCAGGTGATCACCGACCCACGCACCACGATCCCCCAATGCCTCAGCGCGCTGCTCACCGCGGAGCTCGTGGACAACGCCTCGTGGGAGATGCTGATCGAGCTGGCGGACGAGTTCGGGCAGGACGAGCTCGTGCCCGAGTTCCGCCGCGCCCTGCAGGAGGAGCAGCGGCACCTGCAGCTGGTGAAGGGTTGGCTCACCGAGGCCACCCGTCTCGAAGCCCACGGCGAAGCTGCGGTCTGA
- a CDS encoding N-acetylglutaminylglutamine amidotransferase, with amino-acid sequence MCGFSGEIRFDGSVASVPAVAAMTEALAPRGPDGAGVHAQGRVALGHRRLKIIDLSDHAAQPMVDSDLGLSLVFNGCIYNYKELRAELEERGYRFFSSGDTEVLLKAYHAFGPAFVERLQGMFAFCIVERDSGRVVLGRDRLGIKPLYLAESGSRLRFASTLPALLAGGEVDTTIDEVALHHYMHFHSVVPPPRTILRGVRKLPPATVAVIDADGNRRDTRYWEPRFEPRAGDEKLSARDWEDLTLDTLRRAVRRRLVADVPVGVLLSGGLDSSLIVGLLAEEGQKGLSTFSIGFETVNGEAGDEFQYSDIVARHFGTDHHKIAVDSKRALPALERCIAAMSEPMVSHDNVGFFLLSEEVSKHVKVVQSGQGADEIFAGYHWYPPMLESNDAVGDYGRVFFDRDPEEYAATMQPRWVGADHSRAFVEEHFARPGASRAVDKALRIDTTVMLVDDPVKRVDNQTMAFGLEARVPFLDHEVVELGARIPAEYKVAQGGKGVLKEAGRRVIPHEVIDRPKGYFPVPALKYLQGPYLERVKETLGSRQARERGLFQADRVATLLADPEKHITPLRGSKLWQVALLELWLQSHGL; translated from the coding sequence ATGTGCGGTTTCAGCGGAGAGATCCGCTTCGACGGCTCCGTTGCTTCGGTACCCGCGGTCGCGGCGATGACCGAGGCGCTTGCCCCCCGTGGCCCCGACGGCGCCGGCGTTCACGCCCAGGGGCGCGTGGCGCTCGGCCACCGGCGGCTCAAGATCATCGACCTCAGCGATCACGCGGCGCAGCCCATGGTCGACAGCGATCTCGGCCTCAGCCTCGTCTTCAACGGCTGCATCTACAACTACAAGGAGCTCCGGGCCGAGCTGGAGGAGCGGGGCTACCGCTTCTTCTCCAGCGGCGATACCGAGGTGCTGCTCAAGGCCTACCACGCCTTCGGTCCCGCCTTCGTGGAGCGGCTGCAGGGCATGTTCGCCTTCTGCATCGTGGAGCGCGACAGCGGCCGCGTGGTCCTCGGCCGCGATCGCCTCGGCATCAAGCCGCTCTACCTGGCCGAGAGCGGCAGCCGCCTCCGCTTCGCCTCCACTCTCCCCGCGCTGCTCGCGGGCGGCGAGGTCGACACCACGATCGACGAGGTGGCGCTCCACCACTACATGCACTTCCACTCGGTGGTGCCGCCGCCGCGCACCATCCTCCGGGGCGTGCGCAAGCTGCCCCCGGCCACCGTGGCGGTGATCGACGCCGACGGAAACCGCCGCGATACCCGCTATTGGGAGCCGCGCTTCGAGCCCCGGGCAGGCGACGAGAAGCTCTCCGCCCGCGACTGGGAGGATCTCACGCTCGACACCCTGCGCCGCGCGGTGCGCCGCCGCCTCGTCGCCGACGTGCCGGTGGGCGTGCTCCTCTCCGGCGGCCTCGACTCCAGCCTCATCGTCGGCCTCCTGGCGGAGGAGGGGCAGAAAGGGCTCTCCACCTTCTCGATCGGCTTCGAGACGGTGAACGGCGAGGCGGGCGACGAGTTCCAGTACTCCGACATCGTGGCGAGGCATTTCGGCACCGACCACCACAAGATCGCCGTCGACTCCAAGCGCGCGCTGCCCGCGCTCGAGCGCTGCATCGCCGCCATGAGCGAGCCGATGGTGAGCCACGACAACGTCGGCTTCTTCCTCCTCTCCGAGGAGGTCTCGAAGCACGTGAAGGTGGTGCAGAGCGGGCAGGGCGCCGACGAGATCTTCGCCGGGTACCACTGGTACCCGCCGATGCTGGAGAGCAACGACGCCGTCGGCGACTACGGCAGGGTCTTCTTCGATCGCGATCCGGAGGAGTACGCCGCCACGATGCAGCCGCGCTGGGTCGGCGCCGATCACAGCCGCGCCTTCGTCGAGGAGCATTTCGCCCGCCCCGGCGCGTCGCGCGCGGTGGACAAGGCGCTGCGGATCGACACCACGGTGATGCTGGTCGACGACCCGGTGAAGCGGGTGGACAACCAGACCATGGCCTTCGGCCTCGAGGCCCGGGTGCCCTTCCTCGATCACGAGGTGGTGGAGCTGGGCGCGCGGATCCCCGCCGAGTACAAGGTGGCGCAGGGCGGCAAGGGCGTCCTCAAGGAGGCGGGCCGCCGCGTGATCCCGCACGAGGTGATCGACAGGCCCAAGGGCTACTTCCCGGTGCCTGCCCTCAAATACCTGCAGGGCCCCTATCTCGAGCGGGTGAAGGAGACGCTGGGCTCCCGGCAGGCGAGGGAGCGCGGGCTCTTCCAGGCGGACCGGGTGGCGACGCTGCTCGCCGATCCGGAGAAGCACATCACGCCGCTGCGCGGGTCGAAGCTCTGGCAGGTCGCCCTGCTCGAGCTCTGGCTGCAGTCCCACGGTCTCTAA
- a CDS encoding S16 family serine protease, translating into MRKEAAAPDPRLDEARLLVEAGFLGDARRQAESLRAERPDDPERLALLVWIDQRRGAISLALDGWRRLHEARPSGGEAVALLARLRVEESGAVAQRSDRPLVRRVLRLVATGQNDRALVASAQGRAAATAGGDREQQKLLALIEALVHELAGRPSAAVAVLTALGEDPAFAQDVDRLAILARVCEQAGDAAGLQAAERVLGFLASSGIVSAFPRLLQIRRSLGDEAGATAVERAWEEAFRSRIHRFSAAERIAAAARCYVTAERLALLELPAAASLEDPLQRAIAQVVEGKAEAALPHLGRTPAWRAEALLALGDCHQAAAAAAEAIVARPDVPHALLLARCAGEGIELPAPALGAARQILAGVRASGVALPPFLEAAARIETRCGGAERAERLLVRAAAARQRQWPPPGLVRAAAIYTMPGRQVGLVHDLIARPLPPGGRERGRLVDAEIHGELDRGVRQQLRRIFAAVRETLAARYPERAACFDACGWSIHFTKEDEPSGGPSLGLPAAIAFASALLDKPVPQGLVFTGAVSYDAAAHLAVRPVGDLGKKIEAVLHAGAERLVFPAAQREEALSAQVVPALFAREVAAPVGSFDEALALVLGDEP; encoded by the coding sequence ATGCGCAAGGAAGCGGCGGCACCGGATCCCCGGCTCGACGAGGCACGCCTGCTGGTGGAGGCAGGCTTTCTCGGCGACGCGCGCCGGCAGGCGGAGAGCCTGCGGGCCGAGCGCCCCGACGATCCCGAGCGCCTCGCGCTCCTGGTCTGGATCGACCAGCGGCGCGGCGCGATCAGCCTGGCCCTCGACGGCTGGCGCAGGCTCCACGAGGCGCGGCCCAGCGGCGGCGAAGCGGTGGCGCTTCTCGCCAGGCTCCGGGTCGAGGAGAGCGGCGCGGTGGCGCAGCGCAGCGATCGGCCGCTGGTGCGGCGGGTGCTGCGGCTGGTGGCGACCGGGCAGAACGATCGGGCGCTGGTGGCGAGCGCGCAGGGGCGCGCCGCTGCCACTGCCGGCGGCGACCGTGAGCAGCAGAAATTGCTGGCGCTGATCGAGGCGCTGGTCCACGAGCTCGCCGGCAGGCCTTCCGCAGCCGTGGCGGTGCTCACCGCCCTCGGCGAGGATCCCGCCTTCGCGCAGGACGTGGACAGGCTCGCGATCCTCGCCAGGGTCTGCGAGCAGGCCGGTGACGCCGCCGGGCTGCAGGCTGCGGAGCGGGTGCTGGGCTTCCTCGCCTCGTCGGGGATCGTCTCGGCCTTCCCGCGGCTGCTGCAGATCCGCCGCTCCCTCGGCGACGAGGCAGGCGCCACCGCCGTGGAGCGTGCGTGGGAGGAGGCCTTCCGCAGCCGCATCCACCGCTTCAGCGCCGCCGAACGGATCGCCGCCGCCGCCCGGTGCTACGTGACCGCGGAGCGCCTGGCGCTGCTGGAGCTGCCGGCTGCCGCCTCCCTCGAGGATCCGCTGCAGCGGGCGATCGCGCAGGTGGTCGAGGGGAAGGCGGAGGCGGCGCTCCCGCATCTCGGCAGGACGCCCGCCTGGCGGGCGGAGGCGCTGCTCGCCCTGGGCGACTGCCACCAGGCCGCTGCTGCAGCAGCGGAGGCGATCGTCGCACGGCCGGACGTTCCCCACGCGCTGCTGCTCGCGCGCTGCGCCGGCGAGGGGATCGAGCTTCCGGCGCCGGCGCTGGGGGCAGCCCGGCAGATCCTCGCCGGCGTGCGGGCCAGCGGCGTGGCGCTCCCGCCCTTTCTCGAGGCGGCGGCACGGATCGAAACCCGCTGCGGCGGCGCCGAACGGGCGGAGCGGCTCCTCGTCCGCGCAGCCGCTGCCCGGCAGCGCCAGTGGCCACCGCCGGGACTGGTCCGCGCCGCGGCGATCTACACCATGCCCGGCAGGCAGGTGGGGTTGGTGCACGATCTGATCGCCCGCCCCCTGCCCCCTGGCGGCAGGGAGCGCGGCCGCCTCGTCGACGCGGAGATCCACGGCGAGCTCGATCGCGGGGTGCGGCAGCAGCTCCGGCGCATCTTCGCCGCGGTCCGCGAGACCCTTGCCGCGCGTTATCCGGAGCGCGCCGCCTGCTTCGATGCGTGCGGCTGGTCGATCCACTTCACCAAGGAGGACGAGCCCTCCGGCGGTCCGTCGCTCGGGCTCCCCGCAGCGATCGCCTTCGCCTCGGCGCTCCTCGACAAGCCGGTGCCACAGGGCCTCGTCTTCACCGGCGCCGTGAGCTACGACGCGGCGGCGCACCTGGCCGTGCGGCCGGTGGGCGATCTCGGCAAGAAGATCGAGGCGGTGCTCCACGCGGGCGCGGAGCGCCTCGTCTTCCCGGCGGCGCAACGCGAGGAGGCGCTCTCGGCGCAGGTGGTCCCCGCTCTCTTCGCCAGGGAGGTGGCCGCGCCGGTGGGCTCGTTCGACGAGGCCCTCGCCCTGGTCCTCGGCGACGAGCCCTGA